In Streptomyces hawaiiensis, one genomic interval encodes:
- a CDS encoding DUF6643 family protein — translation MTSPRSTYGGGYYSASFPDTPIYDRLVAERGTPQIAPIRVPAQYDMPGGNLPALPSALPALPAAPSQPAYGYPQAQQPAPLQQAPAAYIPQQATAPRGYPGPQPQQPRPAAPAGYEAMRPAAPRPAPAPYQDPYNNQQYRGY, via the coding sequence ATGACCTCCCCCCGCTCCACCTATGGCGGCGGCTACTACTCCGCCTCCTTCCCGGACACCCCGATCTACGACAGGCTCGTCGCCGAGCGGGGCACCCCGCAGATCGCCCCGATCCGGGTCCCCGCTCAGTACGACATGCCGGGCGGCAACCTGCCCGCACTCCCGTCGGCGCTGCCCGCCCTGCCGGCAGCTCCCTCCCAGCCCGCCTACGGCTATCCGCAGGCGCAGCAACCCGCCCCTCTGCAGCAGGCGCCCGCGGCGTACATCCCGCAGCAGGCGACCGCTCCGCGCGGCTACCCCGGACCCCAGCCGCAGCAGCCGCGTCCGGCGGCCCCCGCGGGCTACGAGGCGATGCGCCCCGCGGCTCCCCGGCCGGCCCCGGCTCCCTATCAGGACCCGTACAACAACCAGCAGTACCGCGGGTACTGA
- a CDS encoding Rv1733c family protein: protein MRAISGLWRWRRNPLCRATDLAEAWVALAALMLILLAAPLAGSLVGGTAEDALQRSVRAQHEARQLVTATVVRKLDRSPLDADPETSSGRDLRNRVLADWTAPDGTSHQGPVLASLKDPRQGDEFRIWTDRHGRMVARPLDSATASTHAVLAGFGAALATGGLVEGGRRLIVWRMVRRRYARWDQAWDKAGPDWGRTGAGN, encoded by the coding sequence GTGCGAGCGATCAGCGGACTGTGGCGCTGGCGGCGCAATCCACTGTGCCGCGCGACCGACCTGGCCGAGGCCTGGGTGGCACTGGCCGCCCTGATGCTGATCCTGCTGGCCGCCCCGCTGGCCGGCTCGCTGGTCGGGGGCACGGCTGAGGACGCGCTGCAGCGCTCCGTCCGGGCACAGCACGAGGCGCGGCAACTGGTGACGGCTACCGTGGTCCGCAAGCTGGACCGCTCCCCGCTGGACGCCGACCCGGAGACCTCCTCGGGCAGGGATCTGCGCAACCGCGTCCTCGCCGACTGGACCGCACCGGACGGCACCTCGCACCAGGGCCCCGTGCTGGCCAGCCTCAAGGACCCGCGGCAGGGCGACGAGTTCCGGATATGGACCGACCGGCACGGCCGGATGGTGGCCCGCCCACTCGACTCCGCGACGGCCTCGACGCACGCGGTCCTCGCCGGCTTCGGCGCGGCCCTGGCGACGGGCGGTCTCGTAGAGGGCGGCAGACGGCTGATCGTCTGGCGCATGGTCCGCCGCCGGTACGCCCGTTGGGACCAGGCATGGGACAAGGCGGGCCCGGACTGGGGCAGGACGGGCGCCGGCAACTGA
- a CDS encoding MOSC domain-containing protein, with product MGNAHLHSIHVYPVKAVRGLAPREAVVEPWGLAGDRRWVLIDDGGKVVTQRRQPRLALAAAELQPGGDVRLSAPGMAALTVPVPRPFVTVPVEIFRDKVEAVPAEDEAAHAWFSSYLGIDARLVYLDAPATRRPLAPEYALPGETVSFADGFPLLLTTTASLDALNSLVAQGEHAGEGPLPMNRFRPNVVVAGAPAWAEDDWSRLAVGEVLFRVPKACGRCVVTTTDQGTGERGHEPLFSLGRHRRLGGKLVFGQNLVPLSRGTIRVGDPVRILG from the coding sequence ATGGGGAACGCTCACCTGCACTCGATTCACGTATATCCGGTCAAGGCGGTCCGGGGCCTCGCGCCCCGGGAGGCCGTCGTGGAGCCCTGGGGGCTGGCCGGAGACCGGCGCTGGGTGCTGATCGACGACGGGGGAAAGGTCGTCACGCAACGCCGGCAGCCCCGCCTCGCGCTCGCCGCCGCCGAGCTTCAGCCCGGTGGCGACGTCCGTCTGTCCGCGCCCGGCATGGCGGCGTTGACGGTGCCCGTTCCCCGGCCCTTCGTCACCGTGCCGGTGGAGATCTTCCGCGACAAGGTCGAGGCGGTCCCGGCCGAGGACGAGGCCGCGCACGCCTGGTTCAGCTCCTACCTCGGCATCGATGCGCGCCTGGTGTACCTGGACGCCCCGGCCACGCGCCGGCCCCTCGCCCCGGAGTACGCGCTGCCCGGTGAGACCGTCTCCTTCGCCGACGGCTTTCCGCTGCTGCTCACCACGACTGCCTCGCTCGACGCCCTCAACTCCCTTGTCGCGCAGGGCGAGCACGCCGGTGAGGGCCCCCTGCCCATGAACCGCTTCCGTCCGAACGTGGTCGTCGCGGGCGCCCCAGCCTGGGCCGAGGACGACTGGTCGCGCCTCGCCGTCGGGGAGGTGCTCTTCCGCGTGCCCAAGGCCTGCGGCCGGTGCGTGGTGACCACCACCGACCAGGGCACCGGCGAGCGCGGCCACGAGCCCCTGTTCAGCCTGGGGCGGCACCGCCGGCTCGGCGGCAAGCTGGTCTTCGGGCAGAACCTGGTGCCGCTGTCCCGCGGCACGATCCGCGTCGGAGACCCGGTCAGGATCCTCGGATAG